DNA sequence from the Microscilla marina ATCC 23134 genome:
TGGAAGGTTGTAAATAATGACAAGCCAATGCAGCCCCTGCCATCAAACCACCACCACCTAGTGGAGTGATCATTATTTCTAAACCTGGCACCTCTTCTAATAGCTCGACTACAGCAGTAGCCTGCCCCGCAATGACCCCATAATCGTTATAGGGCGATATAAAATGAGCCCCGGTGTTGACCACCACCTTGTCTAGCATGTTTTGTCTGCCTGCTGCGGTAGACTCACACTCTATTACCTGAGCTCCATAGCCTTTGACTGCGTTTTTTTTCACCGAAGGAGCATTTTCGGGCATCACAATATACGCAGGCACTCCCAGCATTTTTGCCGTAAGTGCCACAGCCTGTCCGTGATTGCCCGACGAGTGTGTAGCAAGCCCTTTCTGACGGGCTTCATCGTTAAGCAAAGTGCCTGCACTGCTTGCTCCACGCATTTTAAAAGCCCCAATTTTTTGAAAGTTTTCACATTTAAAAAAAATCTGTGCCCCTGACACCTCATCCAGGTTGCCACAAGTAAGCAC
Encoded proteins:
- a CDS encoding pyridoxal-phosphate dependent enzyme; amino-acid sequence: MLDRIPTLEDIQDCAQRIQSIIHHTPVLTCGNLDEVSGAQIFFKCENFQKIGAFKMRGASSAGTLLNDEARQKGLATHSSGNHGQAVALTAKMLGVPAYIVMPENAPSVKKNAVKGYGAQVIECESTAAGRQNMLDKVVVNTGAHFISPYNDYGVIAGQATAVVELLEEVPGLEIMITPLGGGGLMAGAALACHYLQPSIEVIGGEPKNADDGYRSFRSGKIEPLATEVTIADGLRSPLGDKTFGIIKEYVNDVVTVTEEEIIHAMRLIWERMKLVIEPSCAVPFAVVLQQPERFKDKKIGIILTGGNVDLTRLPF